In Ruminococcaceae bacterium BL-6, a genomic segment contains:
- a CDS encoding CRISPR-associated helicase Cas3, which produces MDSFDLLARRDYDTGREQTLAAHSRNAASLCGSSCRKIGLEHLGELTGLLHDGGKGSPDFQRYLQPDSTIPRGQIPHAFCGARYCYQEWGIDGTVKGLTAQLVAGAVCAHHSGLPDVTGVDAQDNLKKRAWPEKKVRYEEALENYFSKCTSRKELEGLFEGSQREVGQICKKIRGLCNDIPRNSRKKAFYFQLGLVQRFLLSCLIDADRYDAYLFEAGCSAPPEPDLPDLWNTLSKNLEQSLLAFPQKTLIDRKRHEISDQCLAFRHSAAGIFRLSVPTGSGKTMASLRYALNCAKENGKERIFYIAPYKSILDQNADDIRKALNVRDSGVILEHHSDVVFGDDSESGKEEAARYELLTQRWDSPIILTTAVQFLNTLFDGRSACVRRMHSLADSVLILDEVQAMPVKCTSMLNAALDFLAYVCHCAVVLCTATQPNVEELPVPAVLGTPAQMTENLEDTFAAFRRTRVVDKTGEGPLPADRLAQFALERLTSCDNLLMILNTKSAAKAVFRSLKERMGLLPPERRVPVCCLTTSECPQHRMDLIEKIRGVLSDQTPGRNRLICVSTQLIEAGVNLSFQCVVRSFAGLDSAAQAAGRCNRHGESACRDVFLVRCADENLSRLPDIQKAQEAASHVLLDFHSDPAQFGGDPLSPEAIKRYYHYYFELQKTRLAYPAGEKDDPKLFSPTYLFDLLSVNSLAGKYCAEHSAPLPPHPMHQAFETAGGIFQAIESGGMDVIVPYGEGGNLIEQLYSGPDLAQMPKLLRQAQRYCVHLFDGERIRLTELGAIDLLKEIGAAVLNKDFYSSELGVQMQRGEMETLLA; this is translated from the coding sequence ATGGATTCCTTCGATCTTCTGGCCCGCAGAGACTACGATACCGGGCGCGAACAAACACTCGCCGCCCACAGCAGAAACGCCGCGTCGCTGTGCGGAAGCTCCTGCAGAAAGATCGGGCTGGAGCATCTGGGGGAGCTGACGGGCCTTCTGCACGACGGCGGAAAAGGCTCCCCCGATTTTCAAAGGTATCTCCAGCCGGACAGCACGATCCCGCGCGGGCAGATCCCGCACGCCTTCTGCGGGGCCAGATACTGTTATCAGGAATGGGGAATTGACGGCACGGTCAAGGGGCTGACGGCCCAGCTCGTCGCCGGGGCCGTATGCGCGCATCACAGCGGCCTGCCGGATGTCACCGGGGTCGACGCGCAGGACAATCTTAAAAAGCGGGCGTGGCCGGAAAAGAAGGTCCGCTATGAAGAAGCGCTCGAAAACTATTTTTCAAAATGCACATCCCGAAAAGAGCTGGAAGGCCTGTTTGAAGGATCCCAGCGGGAAGTCGGCCAAATCTGCAAAAAGATTCGCGGGCTCTGCAACGACATTCCGCGGAATTCCCGGAAAAAAGCCTTTTATTTTCAGCTCGGGCTGGTTCAGCGGTTCCTGCTGAGCTGCCTGATCGACGCGGACCGGTACGACGCTTATCTGTTCGAAGCGGGCTGCTCCGCGCCGCCGGAGCCTGACCTCCCCGACCTTTGGAACACGCTTTCCAAAAATCTGGAACAGTCCCTTCTGGCGTTTCCTCAGAAAACCCTCATCGACAGAAAGCGGCATGAAATCTCGGATCAATGCCTCGCGTTCCGCCATTCGGCAGCCGGGATCTTCCGGCTTTCGGTCCCGACCGGCTCCGGAAAAACGATGGCCTCTCTGCGCTACGCGCTGAACTGCGCGAAGGAAAACGGGAAAGAACGGATTTTTTACATAGCGCCCTACAAGAGCATCCTGGACCAAAACGCGGACGACATCCGGAAAGCTCTGAACGTGCGGGACAGCGGGGTCATTCTGGAGCACCACAGCGACGTGGTCTTCGGGGACGATTCGGAAAGCGGGAAAGAAGAGGCCGCGCGGTATGAGCTTCTCACTCAGCGCTGGGATTCCCCGATCATCCTGACCACCGCCGTCCAGTTCCTGAACACCCTTTTCGACGGCCGGTCCGCCTGCGTGCGCCGCATGCACAGCCTTGCGGATTCCGTCCTCATCCTGGATGAGGTTCAGGCGATGCCGGTCAAATGCACCAGCATGCTGAACGCCGCGCTGGATTTTCTCGCATACGTCTGTCACTGCGCCGTCGTCCTGTGCACCGCCACCCAGCCGAACGTGGAAGAGCTGCCCGTCCCCGCCGTATTGGGCACGCCCGCGCAGATGACGGAAAACCTGGAAGATACCTTCGCCGCGTTCCGACGCACGCGCGTCGTCGACAAAACCGGGGAAGGCCCGCTCCCGGCGGACCGGCTCGCGCAGTTCGCTCTGGAGCGCCTGACGTCGTGCGACAATCTTCTGATGATTCTGAACACGAAATCCGCCGCGAAGGCGGTGTTCCGCTCGCTGAAAGAACGCATGGGCCTTCTGCCGCCGGAGCGGCGCGTTCCGGTCTGCTGCCTGACCACGAGCGAGTGCCCGCAGCACCGGATGGATCTCATCGAGAAAATCCGCGGCGTGCTTTCGGATCAAACTCCCGGCAGGAACCGGCTGATCTGCGTCAGCACCCAGCTCATCGAGGCGGGCGTGAACTTGTCGTTCCAGTGCGTCGTGCGCTCCTTCGCCGGGCTCGACAGCGCCGCGCAGGCGGCCGGGCGCTGCAACCGCCACGGCGAATCCGCCTGCCGCGACGTATTTCTCGTGCGCTGCGCGGATGAAAACCTCTCCCGGCTGCCCGATATCCAAAAGGCGCAGGAGGCCGCCTCCCATGTCCTGCTCGATTTTCACAGCGATCCGGCGCAGTTCGGCGGCGACCCGCTGTCGCCCGAAGCGATCAAACGCTATTACCATTATTATTTCGAGCTTCAGAAAACGCGGCTCGCCTACCCGGCGGGCGAAAAGGACGACCCGAAGCTCTTTTCCCCCACCTATCTGTTCGACCTGCTGTCGGTGAATTCGCTTGCCGGAAAATACTGTGCGGAGCACTCCGCTCCCCTGCCGCCGCATCCGATGCACCAGGCGTTTGAAACGGCGGGCGGAATCTTTCAGGCGATCGAAAGCGGCGGGATGGATGTGATCGTCCCCTACGGGGAGGGTGGAAATCTGATCGAACAGCTCTACTCGGGGCCCGATCTGGCACAGATGCCGAAGCTGCTCCGGCAGGCGCAGCGCTATTGCGTCCACCTGTTCGACGGCGAAAGGATCCGCCTGACCGAGCTGGGGGCGATCGACCTGCTGAAGGAGATCGGCGCCGCCGTGCTGAACAAGGATTTTTACAGCTCCGAGCTGGGCGTCCAGATGCAGCGCGGCGAAATGGAAACCCTGCTGGCTTAA
- the cas7c gene encoding Type I-C CRISPR-associated protein Cas7/Csd2 → MSILSNKIDFAVILSVKNANPNGDPLNGNRPRETYDGFGEISDVCIKRKIRNRLLDLGQPVFVQSDDKRADGFKSLRERADSVEELKKAEKAKDSETYAKIACEKWIDVRSFGQVFAFKGSDVSIGVRGPVSVHPAFSVSPIDISSIQITKSVNSITGDKKSSDTMGMKHTVPFGLYAFYGSINCQLAEKTGFSEEDAELIHRALTTLFENDSSSARPDGSMEVCKVYWWKHNCKTGQYPSAKVHRSLRIEPVSGKKAPNGNLPFNIEDYYSISANPLDGLTPEVYDGI, encoded by the coding sequence ATGAGCATTCTTTCAAACAAAATTGATTTTGCCGTGATTCTGTCCGTCAAAAACGCGAATCCCAACGGGGACCCGCTCAACGGGAACCGTCCGCGCGAAACATACGACGGCTTTGGGGAAATTTCGGATGTCTGCATCAAACGCAAGATCCGCAACCGCCTGCTCGACCTGGGCCAGCCGGTTTTCGTCCAATCCGACGACAAGCGCGCGGACGGCTTTAAAAGCCTGCGGGAGCGCGCGGATTCCGTCGAGGAGCTGAAAAAAGCGGAAAAAGCGAAGGACAGCGAAACGTATGCGAAAATCGCGTGCGAAAAATGGATCGATGTGCGCAGCTTCGGGCAGGTATTCGCGTTCAAGGGCAGCGACGTTTCGATCGGGGTCCGCGGCCCCGTTTCCGTCCATCCGGCTTTCAGCGTGTCGCCGATCGACATCTCCAGCATCCAGATCACGAAAAGCGTGAACAGCATTACCGGCGACAAGAAATCGTCGGACACCATGGGGATGAAGCATACGGTGCCGTTCGGCCTGTATGCGTTCTACGGCAGCATCAACTGCCAGCTTGCGGAGAAGACGGGATTTTCCGAGGAGGATGCCGAGCTGATCCACCGGGCGCTGACCACGCTGTTTGAGAATGACAGCTCCTCCGCCCGGCCCGACGGCAGCATGGAGGTCTGCAAGGTGTACTGGTGGAAGCACAACTGCAAAACCGGGCAGTATCCGTCCGCAAAGGTCCACCGCTCCCTCCGCATCGAGCCGGTTTCCGGAAAGAAAGCACCGAACGGCAACCTGCCCTTCAATATCGAGGATTATTACAGCATTTCGGCCAATCCCTTGGATGGCCTGACCCCGGAAGTCTACGATGGAATATAG
- the cas1 gene encoding CRISPR-associated endonuclease Cas1 1 encodes MRILGNTLYVLSPEAYLSLDGENAVIQKKGNELRRIPLHNLDGIVAFGYTGASPALMGACAKRGIALTFLTMHGHFLARVCGEEQGNVLLRKEQYRVSDDEIRSAAIAKGMISGKLFNSRWVLERAARDHALRLDTEKLKRASGFLSEALKKLQQAQTLDEIRGIEGEAATQYFSVLDEMILQQKDQFFFRTRNRRPPMDNVNALVSFVYTLLAHDAASALETAGLDPYVGFLHRDRPGRLSLALDLMEELRPVLADRFVLTLINTRQVNGGGFAQKEDGAVLMDDDTRRTVLTAWQKKKQEKITHPLLGEKIEWGLVPYSQALLLARRLRGDIDAYPPFLWK; translated from the coding sequence ATGAGGATCCTTGGAAATACGCTGTACGTCCTCTCTCCGGAGGCCTATCTGTCCCTGGATGGGGAGAACGCGGTCATCCAGAAAAAAGGGAACGAGCTCCGCCGGATTCCGCTGCACAATCTGGATGGGATCGTCGCCTTCGGCTACACGGGGGCCAGCCCTGCCCTGATGGGGGCGTGCGCCAAACGCGGGATCGCGCTGACGTTTCTCACCATGCACGGCCATTTTCTGGCCCGGGTGTGCGGGGAGGAACAGGGAAATGTGCTGCTGCGCAAGGAGCAGTACCGCGTATCCGACGATGAGATAAGGAGCGCGGCGATCGCAAAGGGGATGATTTCCGGAAAGCTGTTCAATTCGCGGTGGGTTCTTGAGCGCGCCGCCCGGGATCACGCCCTGCGCCTGGATACGGAAAAATTAAAACGCGCTTCGGGCTTTCTCTCCGAAGCGTTAAAAAAGCTGCAGCAGGCACAGACGCTGGATGAGATCCGCGGCATCGAGGGAGAAGCGGCCACGCAGTATTTTTCTGTGCTGGATGAGATGATCCTGCAGCAGAAGGATCAATTTTTCTTTCGCACGAGAAACCGGCGCCCGCCCATGGACAACGTCAACGCGCTGGTTTCGTTCGTCTACACCCTGCTTGCGCACGACGCCGCCTCCGCGCTGGAAACGGCGGGGCTCGATCCCTATGTCGGCTTTCTGCACCGTGACCGGCCCGGAAGGCTCTCCCTCGCGCTGGATCTGATGGAAGAGCTCCGGCCCGTTCTGGCGGACCGCTTCGTCCTGACCCTGATCAACACCCGGCAGGTGAACGGCGGCGGCTTCGCCCAAAAAGAGGACGGCGCGGTGCTGATGGACGACGACACCCGCAGGACGGTTCTGACGGCATGGCAGAAAAAGAAGCAGGAAAAAATCACCCATCCCCTGCTCGGCGAAAAAATAGAGTGGGGCCTCGTGCCCTATTCCCAGGCGCTTCTGCTGGCCCGCCGCCTGCGCGGCGACATCGACGCCTATCCGCCGTTTTTGTGGAAGTAG
- the cas gene encoding CRISPR-associated endonuclease Cas2 has protein sequence MLVLITYDVNTETAAGRKRLRKVAKICVDYGQRVQNSVFECVMDAALCCTVKHKLEQIVDPEKDSLRFYYLGNRYKAKVEHFGAKPSFDVEEPLIIG, from the coding sequence TTGCTGGTTCTGATTACTTACGACGTGAATACGGAAACCGCAGCCGGGAGAAAACGCCTGAGAAAAGTCGCGAAAATCTGCGTCGACTACGGCCAGCGGGTCCAGAATTCCGTGTTCGAGTGCGTCATGGACGCCGCCCTGTGCTGTACGGTAAAGCACAAGCTGGAACAAATCGTCGACCCGGAAAAGGACAGCCTGCGCTTTTACTACCTCGGCAACCGCTACAAGGCAAAAGTGGAGCATTTTGGGGCAAAGCCTTCCTTCGACGTGGAAGAACCTTTGATTATCGGATGA
- the cas5c gene encoding Type I-C CRISPR-associated protein Cas5, which translates to MEHENSVSFLVSGKMALFSDPVTRVGGEKCSYQVPTYQALKGMLESIYWKPTLIWHIDAVRVMNPISSRSEGIRPIGYSGGNTLSIYTYLTDVAYQVKAHFEWNENRPDLTCDRSENKHYFIAKRMIERGGRRDVFLGTRECQAYVEPCAFGAEEGHFDSLAELSFGLMFHGFDYPDESGENELRARFWYPKMKNGVIGFCRPEECPVTRVIKKQSPKVFREGKNFTRCDSLAEEAGFQ; encoded by the coding sequence ATGGAGCATGAAAACAGCGTAAGCTTTCTGGTTTCCGGCAAAATGGCGCTGTTCAGTGACCCCGTCACGCGGGTGGGCGGCGAAAAGTGCAGCTACCAGGTGCCGACCTATCAGGCGCTCAAGGGCATGCTGGAATCCATTTACTGGAAACCGACGCTGATCTGGCACATCGACGCGGTGCGGGTCATGAACCCCATCTCGAGCCGTTCGGAGGGCATCCGCCCCATCGGGTATTCCGGGGGAAACACGCTTTCCATCTACACGTATCTCACCGACGTGGCCTATCAGGTGAAGGCGCATTTCGAGTGGAACGAAAACCGCCCCGACCTTACCTGCGACCGCAGCGAAAACAAGCATTACTTTATCGCGAAGCGTATGATCGAGCGGGGCGGCCGGCGCGACGTCTTCCTCGGCACGCGGGAATGCCAGGCGTATGTGGAGCCCTGCGCTTTCGGCGCGGAGGAGGGGCATTTCGACAGTCTGGCGGAGCTGTCCTTCGGGCTGATGTTCCACGGGTTCGACTACCCGGATGAGAGCGGGGAAAACGAGCTTCGGGCACGGTTCTGGTACCCCAAAATGAAAAACGGGGTGATCGGGTTCTGCCGCCCCGAAGAATGCCCGGTCACGCGCGTCATCAAAAAGCAGAGCCCGAAAGTGTTCCGCGAAGGCAAAAATTTTACCCGCTGCGATTCTTTGGCAGAGGAGGCCGGTTTCCAATGA
- a CDS encoding protein of unknown function (Evidence 5 : Unknown function), with the protein MKFADTIDKNSDKRRSPRGERGLKYGTGEFEVHINMSFPSRGTWIEMQITVSAGRPLASFPSRGTWIEIQSS; encoded by the coding sequence TTGAAATTCGCGGATACGATCGACAAAAACAGCGACAAACGTCGCTCCCCTCGCGGGGAACGTGGATTGAAATACGGAACAGGCGAATTTGAGGTACACATCAACATGTCGTTCCCCTCGCGGGGAACGTGGATTGAAATGCAAATAACCGTATCCGCCGGAAGACCCCTTGCGTCGTTCCCCTCGCGGGGAACGTGGATTGAAATACAAAGCAGCTGA
- the cas gene encoding CRISPR-associated exonuclease Cas4, which yields MEYSEEDFLNLAGLQHFAFCRRQWALAYVEMQWMENLRTVQGHILHDNAHDPFSAEKRGDRIISRGMAVFSRTLGVNGVCDVVEFHASPNGVALSGREGRWLPVPVEYKRGAPKESDADRLQLCCQAMCLEEMLLCPPIPKAYLYYGETARRSAVPLDEELRSNVRGMLAEMHGLYRRKYTPRVKPTKSCNACSLKDLCLPRLYRAGSAAEYVRKRLEEAS from the coding sequence ATGGAATATAGCGAAGAGGATTTTCTGAATCTCGCCGGGCTTCAGCACTTCGCGTTCTGCCGAAGGCAGTGGGCGCTCGCTTATGTGGAAATGCAGTGGATGGAGAATCTGCGGACCGTGCAGGGGCATATCCTGCACGACAACGCGCACGACCCGTTTTCCGCCGAAAAGCGCGGGGACCGGATCATTTCCAGAGGGATGGCGGTCTTTTCCCGGACGCTCGGGGTAAACGGCGTCTGCGACGTCGTCGAATTCCACGCCTCCCCGAACGGCGTGGCGCTTTCCGGGCGGGAGGGCCGGTGGCTTCCCGTCCCGGTTGAATACAAGCGCGGCGCGCCGAAAGAGAGCGACGCCGACCGCCTGCAGCTCTGCTGCCAGGCCATGTGCCTGGAGGAGATGCTGCTGTGCCCTCCGATTCCGAAGGCGTATCTGTATTACGGGGAAACGGCGCGGAGAAGCGCCGTCCCGCTGGATGAGGAGCTGCGCTCGAACGTGCGCGGCATGCTTGCGGAGATGCACGGGCTGTACCGCCGGAAATACACGCCGCGCGTGAAGCCGACAAAAAGCTGCAACGCCTGCTCGCTGAAGGATCTTTGCCTGCCCCGGCTGTACCGTGCCGGCTCTGCGGCGGAATATGTTCGGAAGCGTCTGGAGGAAGCGTCATGA
- a CDS encoding conserved protein of unknown function (Evidence 4 : Unknown function but conserved in other organisms) yields the protein MAVAALKAVREMRVSSKKAKGDAVMVAVVLIILIYLAICGGLLEQVERSEELSRAKRFILLVPLLHIYFLVKACVVYAMTRNPEYKRLIKAYFPYKAVLILILFSIAEVEKEMDGERKRDRKKLKSISIRDWFSHADMEFSNNLKKQCI from the coding sequence ATGGCTGTTGCGGCCCTGAAAGCGGTTCGGGAGATGAGAGTGTCAAGTAAAAAAGCAAAAGGGGACGCAGTGATGGTTGCTGTAGTGCTGATCATACTGATTTATCTTGCAATTTGCGGCGGACTGTTGGAGCAGGTGGAACGGTCGGAAGAGCTTTCCAGAGCGAAGCGGTTTATTCTTCTGGTGCCTTTGCTGCACATCTATTTTCTGGTCAAGGCGTGCGTCGTATATGCCATGACCAGAAATCCGGAATATAAAAGGCTGATCAAAGCGTATTTTCCCTATAAAGCCGTACTGATTCTGATCCTTTTCAGCATCGCCGAGGTTGAAAAAGAAATGGACGGCGAGCGGAAACGCGACAGGAAAAAATTGAAAAGCATCTCGATTCGGGACTGGTTCAGCCATGCCGACATGGAATTTTCGAACAACCTGAAAAAACAGTGCATTTGA
- a CDS encoding protein of unknown function (Evidence 5 : Unknown function): MKWRFALAFQSTFPARGTTGQLAVIDAVSDISIHVPREGNDRYRNGFQNISNYFNPRSPRGERPLS; this comes from the coding sequence TTGAAATGGAGGTTTGCGCTTGCATTTCAATCCACGTTCCCCGCGAGGGGAACGACCGGCCAGCTCGCCGTCATAGACGCCGTTTCCGATATTTCAATCCACGTTCCCCGCGAGGGGAACGACCGCTACCGTAATGGTTTCCAGAATATATCAAATTATTTCAATCCACGTTCCCCGCGAGGGGAACGACCCTTGTCGTAG
- a CDS encoding protein of unknown function (Evidence 5 : Unknown function) → MLRFLLVLDFNPRSPRGERRNSVTVGKSIESFQSTFPARGTTKATDAAQQEQLISIHVPREGNDPETA, encoded by the coding sequence ATGCTTCGGTTTTTGCTTGTGTTAGATTTCAATCCACGTTCCCCGCGAGGGGAACGACGGAATTCTGTTACCGTTGGAAAATCTATTGAATCATTTCAATCCACGTTCCCCGCGAGGGGAACGACCAAGGCTACGGACGCGGCGCAGCAGGAGCAACTTATTTCAATCCACGTTCCCCGCGAGGGGAACGACCCAGAAACGGCGTGA
- the cas8c gene encoding Type I-C CRISPR-associated protein Cas8c/Csd1, with the protein MSWMQKLYETYESCQSLVGEKEQENRTPLMPIYHTTQQAQIEAVIDTDGRWRSARVLEDKKERTTLIPCTEKSTARTSDPVLPHPLFDNLSYLAGDYIKYRTLEGKKHDRYAQYIAQLSDWCSSPCSHPKVRAVLDYLKKGCLMEDLIREGVLYRDASGSLPEKWEGEKGNEPPIFRAATGDPAGAFVRFQVVQAGGSEDLHSRIWEDKSVWQSFIDYQNSLPADRDYCYVLGKELPVSTLSPKYIRRPGDNAKLISANDKDGFTYRGRFETPSQAFCIGRETTEKAHNALKWLIPRQAYVNGDQVILAWRTDGGKTLDPCKSSLDLLYDLEDGEPVISTGEDFAKRFRNALRGYGGRLTGGEEACILGLDSATPGRLSIFYYREMKEKNLLDRMELWHGSCRWHFFAYPKSTGGFRPKERPVPFVGAPSPEAIAQAAYGKKLNDKLKKSAVQRLLPCVGDGAKLPRDIMLCAARRASNPVALDDGDHGNTLAVSCALIRKYYNDKENDQENDWKNRKVKNIKDYKERWKMALDTGETDRNYLFGRALAYAQKLESYALILMEEKRSTNAERMQAAFSQHPARVWRTLYQSLAPYLQKLGPRGFRYQGELNKVISTLGMKNFTNEPLNEIYLLGYSSQMDAFNEEMRKAVSHKNELAGTGAEGEEKQ; encoded by the coding sequence ATGAGCTGGATGCAAAAACTGTATGAGACTTACGAGAGCTGCCAAAGCCTGGTGGGCGAGAAAGAACAGGAAAACAGGACGCCGCTGATGCCGATTTACCACACGACGCAGCAGGCGCAGATCGAGGCGGTGATCGACACGGATGGCCGTTGGCGCTCGGCGAGGGTGCTCGAAGACAAAAAGGAGCGCACCACGCTGATCCCCTGCACGGAAAAATCGACCGCGCGCACGAGCGACCCTGTTCTGCCGCATCCGTTGTTCGATAATTTGTCGTATCTAGCCGGTGATTATATAAAATACCGCACGCTGGAAGGAAAAAAGCATGACCGCTATGCGCAATATATCGCCCAGCTTTCGGACTGGTGCTCCTCGCCCTGCTCCCACCCGAAAGTACGGGCCGTGCTGGACTACCTGAAAAAGGGCTGCCTGATGGAGGACCTGATCCGCGAGGGCGTTCTGTACCGGGATGCCTCCGGCTCCCTGCCGGAAAAGTGGGAGGGAGAAAAGGGGAACGAGCCGCCGATCTTCCGGGCGGCCACAGGCGACCCGGCCGGCGCGTTCGTCCGGTTTCAGGTGGTTCAGGCGGGCGGGTCGGAAGACCTTCACAGCCGCATCTGGGAGGACAAATCGGTCTGGCAGAGCTTTATCGATTACCAGAACAGCCTTCCGGCGGACCGGGACTACTGCTATGTTCTGGGGAAAGAGCTCCCGGTTTCGACGCTGAGCCCGAAATATATCCGGCGGCCCGGCGACAACGCGAAGCTGATCTCCGCCAACGACAAAGACGGATTTACCTACCGGGGCCGGTTTGAAACGCCGTCGCAGGCGTTCTGCATCGGGCGGGAAACGACGGAAAAGGCGCACAACGCGCTGAAATGGCTGATCCCGCGTCAGGCGTACGTCAACGGCGACCAGGTGATCCTCGCTTGGCGCACGGACGGCGGCAAAACGCTCGACCCCTGTAAAAGCTCCCTCGACCTGCTGTACGATCTGGAGGACGGGGAGCCGGTCATTTCCACCGGCGAGGATTTCGCAAAAAGATTCCGGAACGCCCTGCGGGGGTACGGCGGCAGGCTGACGGGCGGAGAAGAAGCCTGCATCCTCGGCCTGGACTCCGCGACGCCGGGCCGCCTGTCGATTTTTTACTACCGCGAAATGAAGGAGAAGAACCTTCTGGACCGCATGGAGCTTTGGCACGGAAGCTGCCGCTGGCACTTCTTCGCCTATCCGAAAAGCACGGGGGGATTCCGGCCGAAGGAAAGGCCTGTCCCGTTCGTCGGCGCGCCGTCCCCCGAAGCGATCGCGCAGGCCGCCTATGGGAAAAAGCTGAACGACAAGCTGAAGAAAAGCGCCGTTCAGCGCCTTCTGCCCTGCGTCGGGGACGGCGCCAAACTGCCGCGGGATATCATGCTCTGCGCGGCCCGGCGCGCCTCCAACCCTGTCGCGCTGGACGACGGCGACCATGGAAACACGCTTGCCGTTTCCTGCGCGCTGATCCGAAAATATTACAATGACAAGGAAAACGATCAGGAAAATGATTGGAAGAACCGAAAAGTTAAAAATATAAAAGATTATAAGGAGAGATGGAAAATGGCATTGGATACCGGGGAGACCGACCGGAATTACCTGTTCGGGCGGGCGCTCGCCTACGCGCAGAAGCTGGAAAGCTACGCCCTCATCCTCATGGAGGAAAAGCGGAGCACCAACGCGGAGCGGATGCAGGCGGCGTTCAGCCAGCACCCGGCGAGGGTGTGGCGGACGCTGTACCAGTCCCTTGCGCCCTATCTGCAAAAGCTGGGGCCGCGGGGCTTCCGCTACCAGGGCGAGCTGAACAAGGTGATTTCCACGCTTGGGATGAAAAATTTCACGAACGAGCCGCTGAACGAAATCTACCTGCTGGGTTACTCCAGCCAGATGGATGCGTTCAACGAAGAAATGCGCAAAGCGGTCAGCCATAAAAACGAGCTTGCCGGAACCGGCGCCGAAGGGGAGGAAAAACAATGA
- a CDS encoding conserved membrane protein of unknown function (Evidence 4 : Unknown function but conserved in other organisms): protein MVTTKDTTDQKPEKARNERSPYRADSLKNTHEGAKCILKIICSLIAYMDLGKDYSRFTGITIFLFLFPVTIDLFFYKTKNIWVTIVKSLVLLVNIGILLISFSSSFGFIQETLYEFTIVPTAIIFSGFPFSKHTIFVLMMILNVPMTVLCYIGSRISDGCCGPESGSGDESVK, encoded by the coding sequence ATGGTAACCACAAAAGATACAACCGATCAGAAGCCTGAGAAAGCAAGAAACGAACGAAGCCCTTACCGCGCGGATTCCTTGAAAAATACACATGAGGGAGCAAAATGTATCCTGAAAATCATCTGCTCCCTGATTGCATATATGGATTTGGGAAAAGATTACAGCCGTTTTACGGGAATCACCATATTCCTTTTTTTGTTCCCTGTGACGATCGATCTGTTCTTTTATAAAACAAAGAACATCTGGGTTACGATCGTGAAATCCTTAGTGCTGCTTGTGAATATAGGGATCCTTCTGATTTCGTTTTCTTCTTCTTTTGGTTTCATCCAAGAGACCTTGTATGAATTTACCATTGTGCCGACGGCGATTATTTTCAGTGGATTTCCTTTTTCAAAGCACACTATTTTTGTGCTGATGATGATCCTAAACGTACCGATGACCGTATTATGTTATATAGGATCCCGGATTTCGGATGGCTGTTGCGGCCCTGAAAGCGGTTCGGGAGATGAGAGTGTCAAGTAA
- a CDS encoding protein of unknown function (Evidence 5 : Unknown function), producing the protein MKFYYRDCVDGSYGRSPRGERGLKYPSLVATVGIDQSFPSRGTWIEISQN; encoded by the coding sequence TTGAAATTCTACTACCGCGACTGCGTGGACGGAAGCTACGGTCGTTCCCCTCGCGGGGAACGTGGATTGAAATATCCTTCATTGGTCGCGACAGTTGGGATAGACCAGTCGTTCCCCTCGCGGGGAACGTGGATTGAAATTTCTCAAAATTGA